One genomic segment of Suncus etruscus isolate mSunEtr1 chromosome 15, mSunEtr1.pri.cur, whole genome shotgun sequence includes these proteins:
- the PALM gene encoding paralemmin-1 isoform X2, whose amino-acid sequence MEVLVAETTTQQERLQAIAEKRRRQTEIENKRRQLDEDRRQLQHLKSKALRERWLLEGTPPSASDGDSDMRKQMQEDEQKAQLLEGSICRLEKEIEVLENGDVVPAPTPKETTATPSPARATPSPAPETEKVVMVNSQQTPAGTPKVVHAVDGALENGIQPLSSSEVDELIHKADEATLSETEPRESRAETVRTTPARREITGVQTQPGEATSGPPGVQPGQEPPVTMIFMGYQNVEDEAETKKVLGLQDTITAELVVIEEGAAASKEAPAPPNGSAAEPPAPAGSREEQPVGADAPAGGGGGEPQDLDVKKQPCKCCSVM is encoded by the exons GGTCCTGGTGGCAGAGACCACAACCCAGCAGGAGCGGCTGCAGGCCATCGCG GAGAAGCGGCGGAGGCAGACAGAGATCGAGAACAAGCGGCGGCAGCTGGACGAAGACCGGAGGCAGCTGCAGCACCTCAAG TCCAAGGCGCTCCGGGAACGCTGGTTACTAGAGGGGACGCCCCCTTCGGCCTCTGATGGGGACTCGGACATGCGTAAACAGATGCAGGAGGATGAGCAGAAGGCCCAGCTCCTGGAAGGTTCCATCTGCAG GCTGGAGAAGGAGATTGAAGTGCTGGAGAACGGAGACGTGGtcccagcccccacccccaaggaGACCACAGCCACCCCCAGCCCCGCCAGGGCGACCCCCAGCCCCGCCCCGGAGACTGAGAAGGTGGTGATGGTGAATTcccagcag ACTCCTGCAGGCACGCCCAAAG TGGTCCACGCCGTGGACGGTGCCCTGGAGAACGGGATCCAGCCCCTGAGCTCCTCCGAGGTGGACGAACTGATCCACAAAGCCGACGAGGCGACGCTGAGTGAGACGGAGCCCCGGGAATCCCGAGCCGAGACGGTGCGGACCACGCCGGCCCGGCGCGAGATCACAGGGGTGCAAACCCAGCCTGGGGAGGCCACATCGGGGCCCCCTGGTGTGCAGCCAGGCCAGGAGCCCCCCGTGACCATGATCTTCATGGGCTACCAGAACGTGGAGGACGAGGCGGAGACCAAGAAGGTGCTAGGCCTGCAGGACACCATCACGGCCGAGCTGGTGGTCATCGAAGAGGGGGCGGCCGCTTCCAAGGAGGCCCCAGCACCGCCCAACGGCAGCGCCGCCGAGCCCCCCGCGCCTGCGGGGTCCAGAGAAGAGCAGCCAGTCGGGGCTGATGCACCCGCAGGAGGCGGCGGGGGGGAGCCCCAGGACCTGGACGTGAAGAAGCAGCCGTGTAAATGCtgctctgtgatgtga
- the MISP gene encoding mitotic interactor and substrate of PLK1, whose translation MDRVTRRPLFGVSYAARSGLALDGDTGHIFRQVGIGSDDGPWQQDEVWPADPWMAEPDMVGPRTTSSHWARHSAEVDEEEAMKTRFWGAPDAGPSRPSLDGASGEMGMARSSKPQGSWTSPEVELAVDREQIDFYSARQQFLTLERANSTGTGFPPRSPSKEAVLPLTPLTPKTWNRPAPANTRISAPAKSPRTTKPPPMPPMEEKRTHRGPSGPSLNGTDGPVQPPPAETPIEREIRLAQEREADLREQRGLQRAQNQQELVQIRAPARQKQLLLGLLDGADAPVRPERGRVSLYVQRDLEQETQREAEHRQHRGLPRPGSRAPSPDWPHEGSSIMLPLSRLRRTQSSDSILDLSQEAPASSEFRKVNRIPASAYQPFLNSSPLKGRVGVQAASSTSSSVARPQATMGHLRASQGLGWDSGRDSSQRKARSTQVEGRQARRSPRQAHGAVLKKEYFFLRPLRFRVPDVPSHQEIHEVPAWRLTRSSSSELLEKEVEEVLRREQALKEERLNALYPEIFSKSIDFDGSEPTSRSSSRASGTMGSYSVSESFSAPGYHSGVVWSVEDPSDEVFTSRKDQWYAGLNPADHVNSQVLESTWVPRHKSFMAQRWESGHYANKDEN comes from the exons ATGGACCGAGTCACTCGCAGGCCCCTGTTTGGTGTCTCTTACGCTGCCCGCTCGGGTCTGGCCCTAGACGGGGACACCGGCCACATTTTCCGACAGGTGGGCATCGGGTCTGACGATGGCCCCTGGCAGCAGGACGAAGTGTGGCCTGCGGACCCCTGGATGGCGGAGCCTGACATGGTGGGACCCAGGACCACCTCCAGCCATTGGGCCCGGCACAGTGCTGAAGTGGACGAAGAGGAAGCCATGAAGACGCGCTTCTGGGGTGCACCAGATGCAGGGCCTAGTCGCCCTAGCCTGGATGGGGCGTCTGGGGAGATGGGCATGGCCAGGAGCAGCAAACCCCAGGGATCCTGGACCAGCCCAGAGGTCGAGCTGGCTGTGGACAGGGAACAGATAGATTTCTACAGTGCCAGACAGCAGTTTCTCACTCTGGAACGTGCCAACAGCACTGGCACTGGGTTCCCTCCAAGGAGCCCGTCCAAAGAAGCGGTCCTGCCACTGACCCCACTGACCCCCAAAACCTGGAACAGGCCTGCCCCAGCCAATACCCGAATCTCAGCCCCGGCCAAGTCGCCCAGGACGACCAAGCCGCCGCCGATGCCACCCATGGAGGAGAAGCGAACCCATCGTGGGCCAAGTGGGCCAAGCCTCAACGGGACGGACGGGCCTGTGCAGCCGCCTCCAGCCGAGACCCCCATTGAGCGCGAAATCCGGCTGGCCCAGGAGCGTGAGGCAGACCTGAGGGAGCAGCGGGGACTGCAGCGGGCCCAGAACCAACAGGAGCTGGTGCAAATCCGGGCACCGGCTCGGCAGAAGCAGCTGCTGCTCGGGTTGCTCGACGGGGCAGACGCCCCAGTGCGCCCTGAGCGGGGCCGCGTGTCACTCTATGTGCAGCGGGATCTGGAGCAAGAGACACAGCGCGAGGCTGAACATCGCCAGCACCGGGGCCTGCCCAGGCCTGGCAGCCGTGCCCCTTCTCCTGACTGGCCCCACGAGGGGAGCTCCATCATGCTGCCACTTTCGAGGCTGCGTAGAACCCAGAGTTCAGATTCTATTCTGGACCTCTCCCAAGAGGCCCCAGCTTCTTCGGAGTTCAGGAAAGTGAATCGGATCCCAGCTAGCGCCTATCAACCCTTCCTCAATTCCAGCCCCTTGAAGGGGCGCGTAGGGGTCCAGGCAGCCTCCAGCACCAGCAGCAGTGTGGCCCGTCCCCAAGCCACCATGGGCCACCTGCGTGCCTCCCAGGGCCTAGGCTGGGACTCTGGCAGGGACTCTTCTCAGAGGAAGGCCCGGAGTACCCAGGTGGAAGGCCGGCAGGCGAGAAGGTCCCCCCGACAGGCCCATGGGGCAGTGCTGAAGAAGGAATATTTCTTCCTGAGACCCCTACGTTTCCGGGTCCCCGATGTGCCATCCCACCAGGAGATCCACGAGGTCCCGGCTTGGAGGCTGACCCGATCATCGTCCTCGGAGCTGCTGGAGAAAGAGGTAGAGGAGGTGCTGAGGCGGGAGCAGGCCCTGAAGGAGGAGAGGCTCAATGCTTTGTACCCCGAGATCTTTTCCAAGTCCATCGACTTTGATGGCAGTGAGCCCACCTCCAGAAGTTCGTCCCGGGCCTCAG GCACCATGGGCAGTTACTCGGTATCTGAATCCTTCTCCGCTCCCGGCTACCACTCGGGGGTGGTATGGTCGGTGGAGGACCCATCCGATGAGGTCTTCACATCCAGGAAGGATCAGTGG TATGCTGGCCTCAATCCTGCCGACCATGTCAACTCCCAG GTTCTGGAATCCACGTGGGTACCACGGCACAAGAGCTTCATGGCCCAACGCTGGGAATCAGGTCACTATGCCAATAAGGATGAGAATTGA
- the PALM gene encoding paralemmin-1 isoform X1 yields MEVLVAETTTQQERLQAIAEKRRRQTEIENKRRQLDEDRRQLQHLKSKALRERWLLEGTPPSASDGDSDMRKQMQEDEQKAQLLEGSICRLEKEIEVLENGDVVPAPTPKETTATPSPARATPSPAPETEKVVMVNSQQTPAGTPKETRLSSTPSRTSQGSNRMKAAMYSVEITVEKDKVTGETRVLSSTTMLPPDPRPQGIKVYEDETKVVHAVDGALENGIQPLSSSEVDELIHKADEATLSETEPRESRAETVRTTPARREITGVQTQPGEATSGPPGVQPGQEPPVTMIFMGYQNVEDEAETKKVLGLQDTITAELVVIEEGAAASKEAPAPPNGSAAEPPAPAGSREEQPVGADAPAGGGGGEPQDLDVKKQPCKCCSVM; encoded by the exons GGTCCTGGTGGCAGAGACCACAACCCAGCAGGAGCGGCTGCAGGCCATCGCG GAGAAGCGGCGGAGGCAGACAGAGATCGAGAACAAGCGGCGGCAGCTGGACGAAGACCGGAGGCAGCTGCAGCACCTCAAG TCCAAGGCGCTCCGGGAACGCTGGTTACTAGAGGGGACGCCCCCTTCGGCCTCTGATGGGGACTCGGACATGCGTAAACAGATGCAGGAGGATGAGCAGAAGGCCCAGCTCCTGGAAGGTTCCATCTGCAG GCTGGAGAAGGAGATTGAAGTGCTGGAGAACGGAGACGTGGtcccagcccccacccccaaggaGACCACAGCCACCCCCAGCCCCGCCAGGGCGACCCCCAGCCCCGCCCCGGAGACTGAGAAGGTGGTGATGGTGAATTcccagcag ACTCCTGCAGGCACGCCCAAAG AGACGCGCCTCTCCAGCACCCCCTCGAGGACGAGCCAAGGCTCCAACAGGATGAAGGCAG CCATGTACTCGGTGGAGATCACGGTGGAGAAGGACAAAGTGACCGGGGAGACCCGGGTGCTGTCCAGCACGACTATGCTCCCCCCAGACCCCCGTCCCCAGGGCATCAAGGTGTATGAGGACGAGACCAAAG TGGTCCACGCCGTGGACGGTGCCCTGGAGAACGGGATCCAGCCCCTGAGCTCCTCCGAGGTGGACGAACTGATCCACAAAGCCGACGAGGCGACGCTGAGTGAGACGGAGCCCCGGGAATCCCGAGCCGAGACGGTGCGGACCACGCCGGCCCGGCGCGAGATCACAGGGGTGCAAACCCAGCCTGGGGAGGCCACATCGGGGCCCCCTGGTGTGCAGCCAGGCCAGGAGCCCCCCGTGACCATGATCTTCATGGGCTACCAGAACGTGGAGGACGAGGCGGAGACCAAGAAGGTGCTAGGCCTGCAGGACACCATCACGGCCGAGCTGGTGGTCATCGAAGAGGGGGCGGCCGCTTCCAAGGAGGCCCCAGCACCGCCCAACGGCAGCGCCGCCGAGCCCCCCGCGCCTGCGGGGTCCAGAGAAGAGCAGCCAGTCGGGGCTGATGCACCCGCAGGAGGCGGCGGGGGGGAGCCCCAGGACCTGGACGTGAAGAAGCAGCCGTGTAAATGCtgctctgtgatgtga